One window from the genome of Ktedonobacterales bacterium encodes:
- a CDS encoding CHAT domain-containing protein, translated as MGGRHARGRGGGRLEGGATSGLPARTGVAVAAWKGGGTGRLIGQEAANGKGRQAVQYLDFELAIGPGRGLSYPVALLRSPAGEGRGTLSFPFDEAALRDRLKDLQIALLRSGGPQRRRISSPEEAAVQDFGQRLFEALFSGDLRSRYDSSLKAASLRGAGLRVKLHVQAPELAALPWEYLYDGRQGEYLCLSRSTPLVRTLDTLLPVQRFRVQPPLRILGMIASPGNLDPLDIGREQRRMQAALQPLEARGLVRLKWLEGQTWRDLQRAMLGGPWHIFHFSGHGGFDARIDEGMLALANEQGQAHLLRATEVGRLLADHASLRLVVLNACEGARGGKRDIFSSTAAMLARRGIPAVVAMQEEITDQAAIELTRTLYDTLAAGKPVDEALTVARTAISLSIQNTLEWGTPVLYLRSPDGMLFDLPPQQTTTQFPPFIAPQAEPGRAPVQMPPGGQPGVLAPPKPTQRKGRARRVAAGTMGTLRVLGGEGVGLIIGASLTGGESLAAGVAGAVLGGASGFGLAVLEEKARQGASPLASTMMQVTRAIFAATLGLLLGLAFFGKSGVGPATLAGANGALLCGALSIGLGWVEKRARSARRQGPLNFVRTIRAFVKGGIGLLGGVAPGLTIGFIWLASRSPTRSSSSQSTDFGQAIGQAIGEIIGDIVGVLILTVLAMVIGLVVGLIAGAITEFASE; from the coding sequence ATGGGAGGGCGGCATGCGCGCGGGCGCGGCGGTGGCCGCCTGGAAGGCGGCGCTACAAGTGGCCTCCCCGCCCGTACAGGCGTAGCGGTGGCCGCCTGGAAGGGCGGCGGTACAGGCAGGTTGATCGGCCAGGAGGCTGCAAACGGCAAGGGGAGGCAGGCGGTGCAATATCTAGATTTTGAGCTGGCAATTGGCCCAGGCAGGGGGCTGAGTTATCCGGTGGCGCTGCTGCGCTCGCCAGCGGGCGAGGGGCGCGGAACGCTGAGTTTTCCTTTCGATGAGGCGGCGCTGCGGGATCGCTTGAAGGATTTGCAGATTGCGCTGCTGCGCTCTGGTGGGCCGCAGCGGCGGCGCATCTCTTCGCCAGAGGAAGCGGCGGTGCAGGATTTCGGGCAGCGTTTGTTCGAGGCGCTTTTTAGCGGCGATCTGCGTTCGCGCTACGACAGCAGCCTGAAGGCGGCGAGTCTGCGGGGGGCGGGTCTGCGGGTGAAGCTGCACGTTCAGGCGCCGGAACTGGCGGCGCTGCCGTGGGAATATCTGTATGATGGGCGGCAGGGAGAGTACCTGTGTCTGTCGCGCAGCACGCCGCTGGTGCGCACGCTGGATACGCTGCTGCCTGTGCAGCGGTTCAGGGTGCAGCCGCCGCTGCGTATCCTGGGGATGATCGCCAGCCCCGGCAATCTGGACCCGCTGGATATTGGCCGCGAGCAGAGGCGCATGCAGGCGGCGCTTCAGCCGCTGGAGGCGCGCGGGCTGGTGCGGCTGAAGTGGCTGGAGGGGCAGACGTGGCGCGATCTGCAACGGGCGATGCTGGGCGGTCCCTGGCATATTTTTCATTTCAGCGGGCATGGGGGCTTCGACGCTCGTATTGATGAGGGGATGCTGGCGCTGGCAAATGAGCAGGGGCAGGCGCATTTGCTGCGGGCGACGGAGGTGGGGCGGCTGCTGGCCGACCATGCTTCGCTGCGGCTGGTGGTTCTGAACGCCTGCGAGGGCGCGCGGGGCGGCAAGCGCGATATTTTCTCCAGTACGGCGGCGATGCTGGCGCGGCGGGGGATTCCGGCGGTGGTGGCAATGCAGGAAGAGATTACGGATCAGGCGGCTATCGAACTGACGCGCACGCTGTACGATACGCTGGCGGCGGGCAAGCCGGTGGATGAGGCGCTGACGGTGGCGCGCACGGCGATTAGCCTGAGCATTCAGAATACGCTGGAATGGGGGACGCCGGTTTTGTATCTGCGTTCGCCGGATGGGATGCTGTTCGATCTGCCGCCGCAGCAAACGACGACGCAGTTTCCGCCCTTTATTGCTCCACAGGCTGAGCCGGGACGGGCGCCTGTTCAGATGCCGCCCGGCGGGCAGCCAGGGGTATTGGCGCCGCCGAAGCCAACACAGCGCAAGGGCCGGGCGCGGCGCGTGGCCGCCGGGACGATGGGGACGCTGCGGGTGCTTGGGGGGGAAGGCGTTGGGCTGATCATTGGGGCTTCGCTGACAGGAGGAGAGTCCCTGGCCGCAGGCGTTGCAGGGGCGGTGCTGGGTGGGGCGAGCGGGTTTGGCCTTGCTGTTCTGGAAGAGAAGGCCAGGCAAGGGGCATCGCCCCTGGCAAGCACGATGATGCAGGTGACACGGGCTATCTTCGCGGCTACGCTGGGGTTGCTGTTGGGGCTGGCGTTTTTCGGCAAGAGTGGTGTCGGACCTGCAACACTGGCCGGAGCGAACGGGGCGCTGCTGTGCGGCGCGCTTTCCATTGGCCTGGGCTGGGTAGAAAAGCGCGCCAGGAGCGCCAGGCGGCAGGGGCCGCTCAACTTCGTTCGCACGATCCGCGCGTTTGTTAAGGGGGGCATCGGGTTGCTTGGGGGGGTAGCGCCTGGCCTCACCATTGGCTTTATCTGGCTGGCAAGCCGTTCCCCCACGAGATCATCAAGCTCGCAGTCTACAGATTTTGGGCAGGCGATTGGGCAGGCGATTGGCGAGATTATTGGGGATATAGTGGGCGTTTTGATTCTGACGGTGCTGGCGATGGTGATCGGGTTGGTTGTGGGGCTGATTGCGGGGGCGATTACCGAATTTGCGTCGGAGTGA
- a CDS encoding zinc ribbon domain-containing protein, which translates to MRRCAFCQGELDPATLICRACGRVQPPTDDDITLTPAPGEKGALTRRCPHCNERLPASARFCGRCGQPIVPLAGEAPGKALHDTSAPPEIAQRDPAITSVLEQPARLADMPTKLTRQGGDARLRSGVAHGLRYRLLRRAQARVVEPAPPPTGVFAPPPVRRRGGMQGRIAVAALVALLVVGGAVGTQTSLFTGPGHSGGAVATATATSAALATPTATATPSSGVFRVSPASFSQICAGAAALSPLQVTLDNRSGGASATWQAAITQTDPKGHIWATASPARGTVPAGQTANVTIRPISTLCQDMQGSAGAITYTVSVKYSESGQTGSLAVTDTVTPPG; encoded by the coding sequence ATGCGGCGCTGTGCCTTTTGCCAGGGGGAGTTGGACCCTGCCACGCTGATCTGTCGAGCATGCGGGCGGGTGCAGCCGCCCACAGACGACGATATTACGCTGACGCCAGCGCCAGGGGAGAAGGGGGCGCTGACGCGGCGCTGCCCGCATTGCAACGAACGTCTTCCGGCTTCGGCGCGCTTTTGCGGGCGCTGCGGCCAGCCAATTGTCCCGCTGGCGGGGGAAGCGCCAGGGAAGGCGCTTCACGATACGAGCGCGCCGCCGGAGATCGCTCAACGCGATCCGGCCATCACTTCTGTACTGGAACAACCCGCCAGGCTGGCTGATATGCCCACAAAGCTGACCAGGCAGGGGGGAGATGCGCGCCTCCGCAGCGGGGTGGCGCACGGGCTGCGCTATCGCCTGCTGCGGCGAGCGCAGGCCAGAGTTGTGGAACCAGCGCCGCCGCCAACAGGGGTTTTTGCGCCGCCGCCAGTGCGGAGGAGGGGTGGGATGCAGGGCAGAATCGCGGTGGCGGCGCTGGTGGCGCTGCTGGTGGTTGGGGGGGCGGTGGGAACTCAGACAAGTTTGTTTACGGGGCCGGGCCATTCTGGCGGCGCCGTAGCAACTGCTACAGCTACGTCGGCTGCTTTGGCGACCCCTACTGCTACTGCTACGCCCTCTTCAGGCGTTTTTCGGGTGTCGCCAGCCAGTTTTTCGCAGATATGCGCTGGCGCTGCTGCGCTTTCTCCGCTGCAAGTGACGCTGGACAACCGCTCAGGCGGGGCTTCAGCGACCTGGCAGGCGGCGATTACGCAGACTGATCCAAAGGGGCATATCTGGGCAACAGCGAGTCCGGCGAGGGGAACTGTGCCTGCGGGGCAAACGGCGAATGTGACGATCAGGCCGATCAGTACGCTGTGCCAGGATATGCAAGGCTCAGCCGGAGCGATTACGTATACAGTTTCGGTGAAGTATTCCGAGTCCGGGCAGACTGGCAGCCTGGCTGTGACGGATACGGTGACGCCTCCAGGTTGA